One Corynebacterium matruchotii genomic window, ACTATGTGCTCACCGGCTACGGCACGGGGGCGATCATGGCCGTGCCCGCACACGACACCCGCGACTACGAGTTTGCTACCGTGTTTGGCTTGCCCATCGTGCCGGTGCTCGACGGGGATGTGACCACCGAGGCGTTTGTTGGTGACGCGCCGCACATTAATTCCGCCAACACCGACGGCCTCGACATCAACGGCAAGGACACCCCCACCGCCATTGCGGACACCATCGCCTGGTTGGTTGCGCACAATGTTGGTACGGAGAAAATTCAGTATAAGCTGCGTGATTGGCTGTTTGCCCGTCAACGCTACTGGGGCGAACCGTTCCCCATTGTGTACGATGAGAACGATGTGGCGCACGCCCTGCCCGAATCGTCCCTGCCCGTGGTCTTGCCCGAGGTGGAAGACTACAAGCCGGTGTCCTTCGACCCGGACGACGCCGATTCCGTCCCCCACCCCCCGCTGGCCAAGGCCACCGACTGGGTGAATGTGGAATTGGACCTGGGCGATGGTCTGAAGCACTATCGGCGGGACACCAATGTCATGCCGCAGTGGGCCGGCTCCTCCTGGTACCAGCTGCGCTACATTGATCCGCAGAATCCCGACGAGTTCTGTGCCCTGGAAAACGAACGGTACTGGACCGGCCCCCAATTCCCCGGCGACTGCGGTGGCGTCGACCTGTATGTGGGCGGCGTCGAACACGCGGTGCTGCACCTCATGTACGCCCGGTTCTGGCATAAAGTCCTGTTTGACCTGGGCTATGTTTCCTCCTACGAGCCATACCGCCGCTTGTACAACCAGGGCTACATTCAGGCATTCGCCTACACGGATTCCCGGGGCGTGTACGTGCCCGCCGCCGAGGTCGAGGAGCGCGACGGCAAGTTCTACTACCAGGGTGAGGAGGTCACCCAGGAGTACGGCAAGATGGGCAAGTCGCTCAAAAATTCGGTAAGCCCCGACGAGATTTGCGACGATTACGGTGCCGACACCCTGCGGGTTTACGAAATGGCGATGGGTCCCCTGGACACGTCACGCCCCTGGGCCACCAAGGATGTTGTGGGCGCCCAACGGTTCCTGCAACGCCTGTGGCGCCTGGTGGTGGACGAGGAAACCGGCGATGTGACCGTCTCCGACGCGGAGCTTGACGACGACACCGCCAAGGCACTCCACCGCACCATCGCCGGCATCCGGGACGACTACGAAAACCTGCGGCTCAACACCGTGGTGGCCAAGGCGATTGAGTATGTGAATTTCCTGACCAAGCATTTCGCCGCCACACCGGTGCCGCGGGCGGCGGTCATCCCGATTGTCATCATGATCGCCCCGATCGCCCCCCACATCGCCGAGGAACTGTGGCAGCGCCTGGGCCACGACGACACCATCACCTATGTGGACTTCCCCATCTTCGACGAGAAGTGGCTGGTTGACGATGAAATCGAATTGCCGGTGCAGATCAACGGCAAGGTGCGCAGCCGCATCATGGTTCCCACCGAGGCCGACCGCGACCAGATTGCCGCCATCGCGCTTGCCGACGCCACCATCCAATCCCACATTGCGGACAAGACGGTGGTGAAGCAGATCGTGGTGCCCGGCCGCATGGTGAACCTAGTGGTCAAGTAGCCGGGCCGCGTGCAGGGCGAGGAAGGTTTCCTCGTCCTCGGTGATGTCCACCCCCAGGTCGTCGGCCACCAGGTGTGCAATGTTTCGGCCCACCTGCATGGCCTCGGGGTGGTTTGTCACCAGGGAAGCCCGCACCGTGCTCAACCCGGTGTCTAACTGCTGGCCGCCCAACACCCGGGTGAGAAACAGCCGCACGTGGGTGAGGAACTTCATGCCCATTTGCACCGGCAGCAGGCGGGTGATGTGGTCGAGTTCGGCGGCCATGAGGTGGGCGTCCGCCACAGTTCCGCCGACAACACTGGCCGCCACCAGGTGCAATGCCACCAGGTTAGGGTCGGCGTTCCGCAGGTGATGTGCGATCAGCCGTTGCGCCACCCGGTATTCGGTGGGAAACCAGGACGATACGTCCCGAACCGGTGCGGCTGGCCTTCGCTTCTGCGGCAGGGTTTGCAACTGGTGGGTCAGTGCGGGTGCGTCAACAACGGCCAGGTCAGACCGGTTGAGTTCGGTGAGCAGGGCATCCATCATGGTGTGAGCGTGGCCCCATTGCTGGCGATCACATCCTTGTACCAGTAGAACGACTTCTTCCGATACCGTTGCAGCGTGCCCGAACCATCATCATTGCGATCAACGTAAATGAAGCCGTAGCGTTTGGACATTTCCGCGGTGGACATGGACACTAGGTCGATGCACCCCCAGGAGGTGTAGCCCAGCACCGCCACGCCGTCGCTTAGTGCCTCGCCGACCTGCGCCAAATGGTCATTCATGTAGGAGATCCGGTAATCGTCGGCCACCGTGCCGTCGACAAGCTCGTCGCGGGCACCCAAGCCGTTCTCCACAATAAACAGGGGTTTTTGCCACCGATCCCAATACTCGTTGAGGACGATGCGCAGGCCCACCGGGTCGATCTGCCACCCCCACTGCGACGCCGCGAGCGTGGGGTTGGGGACACCGCCGATGAGGTTGCCGGGGCCGCGCGTGGTGTCCGTCGCCGACTCGCACACGGACATGTAGTAAGAGAACGACACGAAATCCACCGTGTTGCGCAGGTCAATGCGGTCCTGCTCGGTAATATCGAGCTCGATGCCAGCCTCCCGCAGCTTGCGCAGAAAATAGCCAGGGTAGGTGCCGCGGCAATGCACGTCGCCGAACGTGAAATCGTCATGGGCGGCGTCGAGTGCGGCCCACACATCGTCAGGGTTCGGGGTGAGCGGATAGCGCGGCATCGCCAGAATCATGCAACCAATCTTATTGGTAGCATCCACCTCGTGGGCGATCTTCGTCACCCGCGCCGACGCCACTAGCTCATGGTGAATCGCCTGGTAGAGGTCCTGCTTGTCGGTAGTGTTCATGATCCCGGCCAGGATGGGGAAGTGCAGAATCGAATTGATCTCATTAAATGTGAGCCAATATTGCACCCGCCCTCGGAAGTGCTCAAAGACCGTTCGGGCGAAATTCTCGTAGAACCCAATGAGCTTCCGGTTCGTCCACCCGCCGTACTCCTGCGCCAGGTGCAGCGGCAGCTCGTAGTGGCTGAGCGTCACCAACGGCACAATATTGTGAGCAAGTAATTCGTCGATGACGCGATCGTAAAACGCCAGCCCCGCCGCATTCGGCTCCGCCTCGTCGCCCCGAGGGAAAATCCGCGACCACGCGATAGACAGGCGGAA contains:
- a CDS encoding PRD domain-containing protein; translated protein: MMDALLTELNRSDLAVVDAPALTHQLQTLPQKRRPAAPVRDVSSWFPTEYRVAQRLIAHHLRNADPNLVALHLVAASVVGGTVADAHLMAAELDHITRLLPVQMGMKFLTHVRLFLTRVLGGQQLDTGLSTVRASLVTNHPEAMQVGRNIAHLVADDLGVDITEDEETFLALHAARLLDH
- a CDS encoding glycoside hydrolase family 1 protein, whose product is MGFPEGFLWGGATAANQIEGAYAEDGKGLSVQDVLPGGVVKPVSAGPTPDNLKLEAIDFYHRYQEDIALFAEMGFKVFRLSIAWSRIFPRGDEAEPNAAGLAFYDRVIDELLAHNIVPLVTLSHYELPLHLAQEYGGWTNRKLIGFYENFARTVFEHFRGRVQYWLTFNEINSILHFPILAGIMNTTDKQDLYQAIHHELVASARVTKIAHEVDATNKIGCMILAMPRYPLTPNPDDVWAALDAAHDDFTFGDVHCRGTYPGYFLRKLREAGIELDITEQDRIDLRNTVDFVSFSYYMSVCESATDTTRGPGNLIGGVPNPTLAASQWGWQIDPVGLRIVLNEYWDRWQKPLFIVENGLGARDELVDGTVADDYRISYMNDHLAQVGEALSDGVAVLGYTSWGCIDLVSMSTAEMSKRYGFIYVDRNDDGSGTLQRYRKKSFYWYKDVIASNGATLTP
- the leuS gene encoding leucine--tRNA ligase, whose amino-acid sequence is MNNPSEVPAHRYSPELAGVIEKKWQTLWRENGTFQAPNPVGTLATGAELPSNKLFVQDMFPFPSGAGLHVGHPLGYIATDTFARFNRMLGKNVLHTLGYDAFGLPAEQYAIQTGTHPAIKTQESIENMERQLGRLGLGHDKRRAIATTDEDYYRWTQWIFLQIFNAWFDAESNKARRIAELVPLLENGSRPVPEKLAQEFGTSDFTKLDKVQQAKVIDEYRLVYRSYSMVNWCPGLGTVLANEEVTADGRSERGNFPVFRKKLSQWMMRITAYADRLIDDLEVLDWPDKVKNMQRNWIGRSRGAEVDFTAAGHSITVFTTRPDTLFGATYLVLAPEHELVDALTADTPYPAGTDSRWTGGQATPAAAVAAYRAAIAAKSDVERQENKDKTGVFLGTYATNPVNGEQVPIFIADYVLTGYGTGAIMAVPAHDTRDYEFATVFGLPIVPVLDGDVTTEAFVGDAPHINSANTDGLDINGKDTPTAIADTIAWLVAHNVGTEKIQYKLRDWLFARQRYWGEPFPIVYDENDVAHALPESSLPVVLPEVEDYKPVSFDPDDADSVPHPPLAKATDWVNVELDLGDGLKHYRRDTNVMPQWAGSSWYQLRYIDPQNPDEFCALENERYWTGPQFPGDCGGVDLYVGGVEHAVLHLMYARFWHKVLFDLGYVSSYEPYRRLYNQGYIQAFAYTDSRGVYVPAAEVEERDGKFYYQGEEVTQEYGKMGKSLKNSVSPDEICDDYGADTLRVYEMAMGPLDTSRPWATKDVVGAQRFLQRLWRLVVDEETGDVTVSDAELDDDTAKALHRTIAGIRDDYENLRLNTVVAKAIEYVNFLTKHFAATPVPRAAVIPIVIMIAPIAPHIAEELWQRLGHDDTITYVDFPIFDEKWLVDDEIELPVQINGKVRSRIMVPTEADRDQIAAIALADATIQSHIADKTVVKQIVVPGRMVNLVVK